A window of Enterobacter ludwigii genomic DNA:
GTCTTTGTCTTCTACCACCAGCGACGGCGCAAAACGCATCACATCCGGTCCCGCGTTCAGCACCATCACCCCTTCGCGGGCGGCGGCATGCAGGAAATCGCGCGCGCGACCTTTGTACTGCGGTTTCAGCTCGGCACCGATCAGCAGCCCCATCCCGCGGATCTCGCTGAACACGTCAAACCGATCGTCAATCTGCTGCAGGTGTTTCACAAACAGCTCGCGCTTGGCGATGACGCCGTTCAGAACCTCAGGTGTATTGATAATATCAAATGCCGCGCCCGCCACGGCACTCGCCAGCGGGTTCCCGCCATAGGTGGAACCGTGAGAACCAACGTGGAACGCGGAGGCAATCTCCTGAGTCGTCAGTACCGCACTCACCGGGAAACCACCGCCGAGCGCTTTGGCGCTGGTGAGAATATCCGGCGTCACGCCGTAGTGCATATAGGCAAACAGATCGCCGGTACGTCCCATCCCGCACTGCACTTCATCAAACACCAGCAGCGCCTGATGCTCATCGCACAGCGCACGCAGACCTTTCAGGAATTCTGGCGTCGCCGCCGTCACGCCGCCTTCACCCTGGATCGGCTCGACAACAACCGCGCAGGTGTGGTCGTCCATCACCGCTTTCACCGCATGCAGATCGTTAAACGGCACATGGACGATGTCGGCCGGTTTCGGGCCAAATCCGTCGGAATACTTCGGCTGGCCGCCGACGGAGACGGTAAAGAAGGAGCGTCCGTGGAAGGCATTGTGGAAGGCAATGATTTTGGTTTTGTACGGGCTGTGGCGCGTGGTTGCGTAGTAGCGCGCCAGCTTGAAGGCGGTTTCGTTTGCTTCGGTGCCCGAGTTCATGAACAGCACGCGCTCGGCAAACGTCGCATCAATAATCTTGCGGCCGAGGCGTAACGCCGGCTCGTTGGTAAAAACGTTGCTGGTGTGCCAGAGCGTTTCGCCCTGGGTTTTCAGCGCCTCAACCAGGGCAGGATGGCAATGGCCCAGCGCCGTCACTGCAATACCGCCCGCGAAATCAACATACTCTTTGCCCTGCTGATCCCAGACGCGGCTGCCTTTTCCTTTTACCGGGATAAACTCAGCCGGTGCATAAATCGGCAGAATCACTTCATCAAATGTTGCGCGGGTAATTGCAGGTTGTTCAGTTGCCATGTCATGCCCATCCATTTTATGTCACATTGATTGTGAAAATATAATCACAAAATATGCATAAAAAATCACGACAAGGCAATCAATATTCAGCGTTTAAGGAAATTTGCCAGCAGCGCGTGGCCCTGTTCGCTGAGGATGCTTTCCGGGTGGAACTGTACGCCTTCGAGATCCCATTCGCGGTGACGAATCCCCATGATCTCCTGCGTATCGCTCCAGGCGGTCACCTCAAAGCAGTCAGGCAGCGTCGACGGGTCAATCACCAGTGAATGGTAGCGCGTCACGGTTAACGGATTATTGAGCCCGCTGAATACCCCAACGCCAGTGTGGGTGACCGGAGAGGTTTTACCGTGCATCACTTTCGCGGCGCGCACGATAGTGGCACCAAACACCTGCGCAATGGCCTGATGGCCAAGACAGACGCCGAGGATCGGCAGCTTGCCGGCATAGTGCTGGATAACCTCCAGCGAAATACCCGACTCCGACGGGGTGCAGGGGCCGGGTGAAATCACGATTTTCTGCGGAGCCAGTGTTTCAATATCCGCCAGGCTAATGTCGTCGTTGCGGCGGACAACCACCTCTGCACCCAGCTCACAAAAATACTGGTAAAGGTTCCAGGTGAAGGAATCGTAGTTATCAATCAGCAGAATCATGGCGGCTCCCGAAAAAAATGCCGCCCTATTCTACTCAGATTCCCGCGCTTCGCTCACTACTTTGGCAAAGATAGCGTTTAGCGCGGTTAAATCTCCCGTTGCGCCACTTCGGTTAGCCACCACCCACTGGTCGGGATCGATATCGCGCCAGTCCAGCGAGTAGCCCGCGTGGAGCGCCAGCTGCTCGAAGAAAACGCGTTGGGCAATACCGTTGCCGCGCATAAACGGATGCAGCATGTTGATTTCGCAGTAATAGTGGCTAACTCTGTCAACAAACGCCGCTTTCTCAAGACCCACGAGATACTTTTCGCTTTCCAGCGCCGCCATCAGCTCGTTACCCATCTTCTCGATGTATTCGAAATGGCAGAAAGGAATGTCGCCCTTAAAAATATCGTCGGTACGTAACTCGCCTGCCCGCTTCATCTCTCTGCGGTACAAATGGCGGTGAATAAGGCACAGATGGGGCAAACCGGGGGCAGAAGGCCCCAGTTCCAGCGTCTCAATGTGGGGCTCTGAAGGACCATTACCTTTTTCAAGGAGGCAACTGGCCTGAAAATTGACGTTACGCTGCTGCTCCCAGAGACGGGATTTTCGCTTATCGGTGAGTTTTTTCACTTAACGCCTCCCTGAATAGTCCGTTTGCCACAAGTATAAGCAGCAAAACGCGCTTTCGCAGGGAGGGGCAAAACACGGGCGGGGGACGCCCGTGTCAAAAAACGTTATGGCAGAACTTTTGCGGAGAGGATAACGACAGGCTTTGACGGCACATTCTGGTATGGGCCGACATCATGGGTAGGCACCTGAGAGATCTTGTCCGCCACATCCATCCCTTTCACAATTTTACCGAAGACGGCATAACCGAAGTCACGCTGGCCGTGGTCGAGGAAGGCGTTATCCGCCACGTTGAGGAAGAACTGGCTTGTCGCGCTGTCTTTATCTGCTGTACGCGCCATGGAAATGGTACCGCGCTTGTTCAGCAGACCGTTGTCCGCTTCGTTTTTAATAGGCGGGTTCGGCTGCTTCTGCTGCATTTGCTCATTGAAGCCGCCACCCTGAACCATAAAGCCCGGGATCACGCGGTGGAAAGTGGTGTTGTTATAGAAACCACTGTTCACGTAGTCGAGGAAGTTTTTCACGGAAACAGGGGCTTTCTGGCTATTCAGCTCCAGCTCAATGTTCCCGGCGGAGGTGGTCAGCAGGACGTGAGGATCTCCTTTTGCTGCCAGCGCAGCAGGGGAAACGGCAGAAAGAGCAAACACAGCTGCGACAGCCGCCAGTGTTGATTTGAGCATGAGAATTCCTTAACAAAGCGCAGTATAAAAAGCGAATGGCATGATTCTAAAGAGCAGTATGAACGGAGACCAGCCTTTTACCTAATTTTACGAATTTGAAACAGTTGTAACCACGCAAACGGTTGGCTTTAGCGCCATATTTTGTGATCGCTATCACACAAAATAATGCAATGAAGTTCTAATTTCTCTTAAAAGATATGAATGGATCACTTTAATGTCTAAAATCTGCCCGCTCTCAGCGCCCTCTGGGCGCTTTTCTTTTTTGAACAGGCCAGACATGACTAACAGCAATCGCATCAAGCTCACATGGATCAGCTTCTTCTCCTACGCCCTGACCGGCGCGTTGGTGATCGTCACCGGGATGGTGATGGGGAATATCGCAGACTACTTCCAGCTGCCCGTATCCAGCATGAGTAACACTTTCACCTTCCTCAACGCGGGGATCCTGATTTCTATCTTCCTGAATGCCTGGCTGATGGAAATTGTTCCGCTGAAAACGCAGCTGCGTTTTGGCTTTGTGCTGATGGTCGCCGCCGTGGCGGGTCTGATGTTGAGCCACAGCATCGCCCTGTTCTCCGCCGCCATGTTTGTGCTCGGTCTGGTCAGCGGGATCACCATGTCGATCGGTACGTTCCTCATTACCCACATGTATGAAGGCCGTCAGCGCGGCGCGCGTCTGCTGTTTACTGACTCCTTCTTCAGCATGGCCGGGATGATTTTCCCGATGGTTGCCGCCGTTCTGCTGGCACGCAGCATTGAGTGGTACTGGGTCTATGCCTGCATCGGGCTGGTCTACGTGGCGATCTTTATTCTGACCTTCGGCTGTGAATTCCCGGTGCTGGGTAAAAAAGCGCAGACCACGGCAGAACCTGTCGCGAAAGAGAAATGGGGTATCGGCGTGCTGTTCCTCTCTATTGCCGCCCTGTGCTACATCCTGGGTCAGCTGGGCTTTATCTCCTGGGTACCGGAATACGCTAAAGGTCTGGGCATGAGCCTGAACGATGCGGGCAAACTGGTGAGCGATTTCTGGATGTCTTACATGTTCGGCATGTGGGCGTTTAGCTTCATCCTGCGCTTCTTCGACCTGCAGCGCATTCTGACCGTGCTGGCAGGCATGGCAACCGTGCTGATGTACCTGTTCATTAACGGGTCGCCGGAACATATGCCGTGGTTCATCCTGACCCTGGGCTTCTTCTCCAGCGCGATTTACACATCAATCATCACGCTGGGCTCGCTGCAGACGAAAGTGGCCTCGCCAAAACTGGTGAACTTCGTGCTGACCTGCGGCACCATCGGCACCATGCTGACCTTCGTCGTCACGGGCCCGATTGTAGCGCACAGCGGTCCTCTGGCAGCGCTGCACACCGCGAACGGTCTGTATGCCGTGGTGTTTATCATGTGCCTCGTCCTGGGCTTCGTGACCCGCCACCGCCAGCATAACGTGGCGGCAGCTTCTCACTAATCGCCTTGCCCCTTTGCTTAATCAGAGGGGCTGTTTCTGGCAAAGCTCACCTCTTCCCCACCGCTGTCCATCTGGATCCACGTCTGCGCCAGCTGCGTGGTGGCAATAATCCGCCCCTGACGAATCGACCAGCGCACCGGCACCTGGCAGCGCACCGCTTCAAATCCGCTCTCTGCCGGCAGGATTATCAGGTTTGCCGGGTTCCCCGTTGCGATACCGTAATCACTCAGACCAAAGGTTCTGGCACTGTTGTGTGTAATCAAGTTCAGCCCGCTGTCGATTTGCGGATAGCCCATCATCTGGCAAACATGCAGTCCCATATGCAGCACCTGCAGCATGTTGCCGGTGCCGAGCGGGTACCACGGGTCAAACACATCATCATGGCCGAAGCAGACGTTGATGCCCGCTTCCTGCAGCTCCTTCACCCTGGTGATGCCGCGACGCT
This region includes:
- a CDS encoding aspartate aminotransferase family protein: MATEQPAITRATFDEVILPIYAPAEFIPVKGKGSRVWDQQGKEYVDFAGGIAVTALGHCHPALVEALKTQGETLWHTSNVFTNEPALRLGRKIIDATFAERVLFMNSGTEANETAFKLARYYATTRHSPYKTKIIAFHNAFHGRSFFTVSVGGQPKYSDGFGPKPADIVHVPFNDLHAVKAVMDDHTCAVVVEPIQGEGGVTAATPEFLKGLRALCDEHQALLVFDEVQCGMGRTGDLFAYMHYGVTPDILTSAKALGGGFPVSAVLTTQEIASAFHVGSHGSTYGGNPLASAVAGAAFDIINTPEVLNGVIAKRELFVKHLQQIDDRFDVFSEIRGMGLLIGAELKPQYKGRARDFLHAAAREGVMVLNAGPDVMRFAPSLVVEDKDIEDGLTRFAAAVEKIVKG
- the pabA gene encoding aminodeoxychorismate synthase component 2, encoding MILLIDNYDSFTWNLYQYFCELGAEVVVRRNDDISLADIETLAPQKIVISPGPCTPSESGISLEVIQHYAGKLPILGVCLGHQAIAQVFGATIVRAAKVMHGKTSPVTHTGVGVFSGLNNPLTVTRYHSLVIDPSTLPDCFEVTAWSDTQEIMGIRHREWDLEGVQFHPESILSEQGHALLANFLKR
- a CDS encoding putative adenosine monophosphate-protein transferase Fic codes for the protein MKKLTDKRKSRLWEQQRNVNFQASCLLEKGNGPSEPHIETLELGPSAPGLPHLCLIHRHLYRREMKRAGELRTDDIFKGDIPFCHFEYIEKMGNELMAALESEKYLVGLEKAAFVDRVSHYYCEINMLHPFMRGNGIAQRVFFEQLALHAGYSLDWRDIDPDQWVVANRSGATGDLTALNAIFAKVVSEARESE
- the ppiA gene encoding peptidylprolyl isomerase A, which produces MLKSTLAAVAAVFALSAVSPAALAAKGDPHVLLTTSAGNIELELNSQKAPVSVKNFLDYVNSGFYNNTTFHRVIPGFMVQGGGFNEQMQQKQPNPPIKNEADNGLLNKRGTISMARTADKDSATSQFFLNVADNAFLDHGQRDFGYAVFGKIVKGMDVADKISQVPTHDVGPYQNVPSKPVVILSAKVLP
- the tsgA gene encoding MFS transporter TsgA gives rise to the protein MTNSNRIKLTWISFFSYALTGALVIVTGMVMGNIADYFQLPVSSMSNTFTFLNAGILISIFLNAWLMEIVPLKTQLRFGFVLMVAAVAGLMLSHSIALFSAAMFVLGLVSGITMSIGTFLITHMYEGRQRGARLLFTDSFFSMAGMIFPMVAAVLLARSIEWYWVYACIGLVYVAIFILTFGCEFPVLGKKAQTTAEPVAKEKWGIGVLFLSIAALCYILGQLGFISWVPEYAKGLGMSLNDAGKLVSDFWMSYMFGMWAFSFILRFFDLQRILTVLAGMATVLMYLFINGSPEHMPWFILTLGFFSSAIYTSIITLGSLQTKVASPKLVNFVLTCGTIGTMLTFVVTGPIVAHSGPLAALHTANGLYAVVFIMCLVLGFVTRHRQHNVAAASH